The Streptomyces laurentii region CCATTGATCGCGACCAAGATGCGGGGCACCGTCTAGGCATGACGCAAACCGAGGTCCGTCCCGATGTCGAACTCCGAATCAAGGGACTGCACTTGACCATTCAGCGCATCCCTGGATGGCTCGTAGCCATCGTCACGACCGGCGGCGGGGCAGCCCTCACGTGGTGGACACAGCGCTAGAGCGCACTCCGGCCGAACTCGGTGCTCGTCTTGAGCTGATGGCACCCGTGGCACAAGACCTGAACGTTCCCGTCCGTGTCGGTCCCTCCCATCGAGAGGGGCCGCACGTGATCGATGTCCACGTCTGCCACCGCGAAGTTGCCTAGGCACCAGTCACACCACGCCTTGGTCTTGCGCTCGATGATCCGCCGGAGCCGTGCAGCAGCGTCGTGCCGCTCAGCCCGTCGCCGAGCCCGTGCACGACGAACCTGAACAGCGGGCCGCCTCTCGTACTCCCTGTGGTGCCGCTCGCAGCGTCGGCGATGAGTCGCCGGCTCCGTGCAGTCGATACAGCGCATGGTCACCCCTTGATGTCGTCGGCCTGGTCGTCGTTGTCGTGCCCGCCCCCGGACTCGAACCGGG contains the following coding sequences:
- a CDS encoding phage protein (HNH nucleases; HNH endonuclease signature which is foundin viral, prokaryotic, and eukaryotic proteins. The alignment includes members of the large group of homing endonucleases, yeast intron 1 protein, MutS, as well as bacterial colicins, pyocins, and...; cd00085;~identified by MetaGeneAnnotator; putative;~phage protein [Streptomyces roseosporus NRRL15998]), which gives rise to MRCIDCTEPATHRRRCERHHREYERRPAVQVRRARARRRAERHDAAARLRRIIERKTKAWCDWCLGNFAVADVDIDHVRPLSMGGTDTDGNVQVLCHGCHQLKTSTEFGRSAL